TGAGGTAGCCTCGCTTCAGCAATGGGTCATTCTGCCATAGGGTTCAAAGTACGAGCACAGTCAGCACCGCATCCTCAGCCAGATAGGGCATGAAGAGACGAATCATGTTTATGCGCTGAACATTCTGGGCCCGAACCAACCGGGCTATTTATCATATTCCACACGATCCACTAGAGGTTGGTTCAAACCCCTGATAATGCAAGCGATCGCCAGGTGTGGCTTGCGCACAGAATACGCGTATAACATCCTAGTTCCTCATTGAGTTCAACTGTCCCATGGAACAGGCTGGGTGCAATTTAAGCAGCTTCAACCCTATTCTCCACAGTACTTTGTATAGAAGTCCATGCGCCTCTTGGCTGCCTTTTCTGATAGAGAATGTGCAGTGATCCAACCCGATGTGTCTGGTTCTAGCCGCGTGTGTGGGGATTTACGTGCATAACCGAGATAGCCGCGCTGGAAACATCCACATCTTCAGGTTTGCAGTCCAATAGTACTCGTGGGATAGTAATATCCATATCTGCTGGTCTATAAATGTCTCCTAAGCTTGTAATACCCCGTTGAGACCCCTGTCTAGGCCTGTGGCGACTTATTGGTCCACTGATCCTGCGGCGCAAAGAGTCCGAGGAGCTCCCATTTGGGAGATCCTTCTCGGGCACTGAATTTACTGCGATGCATTATATATATCGCTATTCACTCCGGCCACTCACGTCTCCTCGACAACTTGTCTTATTCCACGGTATCCAGGTTCCGAGGACCACACGATGGCTGCAATGTGACAGCAACATTTCACCTACACCTAACACCCTTCCCCCCCAAATTAGCTGCAGAAATGCTAAATTGCGCGAAAAAACGTCTTAGGTCCGAGCTCATGTCGTGAGAACAGACCCTTGGTGATCATCACATGGATGACCACGTTGCACGCATGAAGACTAGCATGGCGGCCCAAAGCTTGCTCATGCACCCAAGATTGTGCTCGTATCGAAACGAGCAAGGTCACACCATTCTTTAGAAGGAAGATGACCTGACAAGGATGATGCCCATAGCAGTTAAATGCCGCAATATGTGGTTGCTTTCTCAGTGTCATGGCTTTGGAGGTGGGACGTGGTTCGAAGCTGGGAGTACAAGTATCTCAGAGCAATGATATGACTCGCGGGGTTACTGAAAGCGAATGCTTTGGTTAAATCACTGCCACGCTGCTGCCCAATAATAGTAGACGCACTATGCTCATTGAGCGAAACGTTTCAAGAGGTAATGTCGGGTAGCGTGTGCACAGGATACAATGTGGCGAGGAGCTAATGGCCAGTCAAATGGGACTCTGCCTAATCACCTTACGTTTACACTTGAACAAAAACACGCGGCCCTAGTAAAACCCTAATCTGCATCTTGACGAAAGAAGTTGTTGTTTCGCCAAGTTGATGAAGAGCTGTACACAGATCCCTCAACATGGCCATGCCGATCTGGCCATCAACTGTATTATATGACCTACGTCAGACGCCGGAAATGGCTTGCAAATAACAAAATCAATAAGCATGATGACCTCTGTTAACTCTTCTTGCTCAATGTGACGAGTAGCTTCCTCACCAACCTGTCCATGCTGGTGGAGGTGCCTGCTTGACTTTCTCGATGCAGCTACAGCATGGTTTCTACAAGATTgatgaaaaaaagaaagacaaaaTAATTAGTTATTCCATAACCCGCAAGCTCGTAGCTACAATATGTCATAAAACCGGTTCAAAGTCTAAAATATTTGGGTTCGGACCCGGCCAATTGGACCACTTCGACTTGGACAGATTTAATGTGAAAGTCACTATGCCTACTATGCCCGTGCTGGCATGGCTGAACGCGTGTATGAGATTTTAATACACGGAAGGAGAAAGGATTTGATTAGGTTCAAGTAATTTACTGTACAAACTCCCCCTTTGGGGAATATCCATCGAAGCCCTAAGGTGTCTcgagccaaaaaaaaaaaaaaaaaagtgggGATTGTATGGCATCGTTCAGCTCTACACGACTCAAAATGTCAGCATAACCGAACAGACCGCGGTTCTGTGTCTGCTCCCCTAGTTCGTTGTCGCGTCCCAATCCCAAAACCCAGGGAGAACGAGTTACGATAATCATATAAAAGTGATCGAGCAACCGATACATGTGCAAATTCCATGGATTCGTCGAGATACCCCTTCTCTTAGAGACGCTTATCCTATtgattgagttcaatctctTGACTTTTTCTTGCAAATAGTGGTATGAGTCAGGATATTCCACTTCAATTGACGGCTCATCTTATGGGTGTATACCACCAATTGCTGGCCTGTGCCATGTTCTAACTTACCATGCTTCCAACAATTACCACCACTTTGATTGTGACGAAAAGTCAGCTACTTGGCGAAAAGAATTACTCAAGGAATTGTGAGGGCTCTTGAATAATAACAATGGGATCTGTTTCATAATGCTTCAACTATGTACTACGCTGTAAGACAATCATATACATCTATTAGTACTCGTAGAAGCCCTTGCCGGACTTCTTACCCAACCAACCGGCATCAACCATCCTCCGCAGCAGACCAGATGGCCTGTACTTGCTGTCACCAATCTCCTGATGCAGGACGTTCATGATAGCCAAGCAAGTGTCAAGACCAATAAAGTCCGCCAATGTCAACGGACCCATTGGGACATTCGTTCCATTCTTCATAAtgctgtcaatgtcttcgcGGCCGCCGATACCAGTCTCCAAGCAGATGATAGCCTCGTTAATATAAGGCATCAGAATACGATTGGCGAGGAAACCGGGCGCATCAGCCGAGACAGATGAGACCTTGCCCATGCGCTTCACAAACTCGACAGCGGTGTCGAGAGTCTCCTTCGAGGTCTGCAAACCGGAGATGATCTCAACGCCCTTCTGAATTGGCACCGGGTTCATGAAGTGCGTCGAGATAACCCGCGAAGGAGCCTGCAAGTCCGTAGCGTCCTTGGTGGTTGCAGCGGCGATCTTGGTGATGGAAATCGACGAGGTGTTTGTTGCGAGAATAGCATCCTTGGAAGCAATTTGAGCCAATTGGGAGAAAATGGAGGTCTTGAGGTCGGGGACTTCAGGGACAGCCTCGATGACAAAATCCACCGAGGAAAGGTCCTCCATTTTTAGACTGGGAGAGATGCGGGCACGAGCACTGTCTGCTGCATCCCGGGTGATACGCTCTTTAGAGATGTCCTTTTCAAGGAGCTTATCTGAGAGGCGTTAATCCGTGCACATTAGTCGCAGAATTGGTCTAATCGTTACCGGCAAACTTGAGACCCTTATCCAACGATGCTTGAGAGTTATCAACCAATGTCACGGGGACACCGGCCTTTTGGGCAGCCACC
This Aspergillus chevalieri M1 DNA, chromosome 3, nearly complete sequence DNA region includes the following protein-coding sequences:
- a CDS encoding 3-hydroxyacyl-CoA dehydrogenase family protein (COG:I;~EggNog:ENOG410PKJI;~InterPro:IPR006176,IPR006180,IPR022694,IPR006108, IPR036291,IPR008927,IPR013328;~PFAM:PF02737,PF00725,PF03446;~go_function: GO:0003857 - 3-hydroxyacyl-CoA dehydrogenase activity [Evidence IEA];~go_function: GO:0016491 - oxidoreductase activity [Evidence IEA];~go_function: GO:0070403 - NAD+ binding [Evidence IEA];~go_process: GO:0006631 - fatty acid metabolic process [Evidence IEA];~go_process: GO:0055114 - oxidation-reduction process [Evidence IEA]) — translated: MLSSLRMLGQRGPSIASRAFSATSPASAAEVKSLGVIGAGQMGLGIALVAAQKAGVPVTLVDNSQASLDKGLKFADKLLEKDISKERITRDAADSARARISPSLKMEDLSSVDFVIEAVPEVPDLKTSIFSQLAQIASKDAILATNTSSISITKIAAATTKDATDLQAPSRVISTHFMNPVPIQKGVEIISGLQTSKETLDTAVEFVKRMGKVSSVSADAPGFLANRILMPYINEAIICLETGIGGREDIDSIMKNGTNVPMGPLTLADFIGLDTCLAIMNVLHQEIGDSKYRPSGLLRRMVDAGWLGKKSGKGFYEY